A window from Streptomyces sp. NBC_00335 encodes these proteins:
- a CDS encoding PucR family transcriptional regulator — translation MPLTLASLVQHSALKLSVRAGEGRLDTPVRWAHVSELADPVPYMEGGELLLITAMKLDAEDPEEMRRYVRRLAAAGVVGIGFAIGVNYDAVPEALVEAATAEDLPLLEVPRRTPFLAISKAVSAALAADQYRAVTAGFEAQRELTRAALSADGPAELLTKLAAHVHGWAALYDTSGAVVAAAPDWAARRAARLTPDVERLRERPAPASAVVGGSEDRVELQSLGTGRRARGALAVGTGAPLGTAERYAVHSAVALLTLTTERSRSLHDAESRLGAAVLRMLLAGQAEHAQAVAGDLYGALLDAPFRILVAEPALAGTAQPEGLALLADAVESAAARTGETLLVVPEPGRLVVLAADGGSAVQACAEHAEALESRRGRESGEPEPDELVLGLSAPAVASGVAAAFKQADQALAVARRRGRPMVEHEDMAAGSVLPLLADDAVRAFADGTLRALREHDEKGRGDLVASLQAWLSRHGQWDAAAADLGVHRHTLRYRMRRVEEILGRSLDDPDVRMELWLALKATSPS, via the coding sequence ATGCCGCTCACCCTCGCCTCGCTCGTCCAGCACTCGGCGCTCAAACTGAGCGTCCGGGCCGGGGAGGGCCGCCTCGACACCCCCGTCCGCTGGGCCCACGTCAGTGAGCTCGCCGACCCCGTCCCCTACATGGAGGGCGGGGAGCTCCTCCTCATCACCGCGATGAAGCTGGACGCGGAGGACCCCGAGGAGATGCGCCGCTACGTCCGCAGGCTCGCGGCGGCCGGGGTCGTCGGCATCGGCTTCGCCATCGGCGTGAACTACGACGCCGTGCCCGAGGCGCTCGTGGAAGCCGCCACCGCCGAGGACCTGCCGCTGCTGGAGGTACCCCGGCGCACCCCGTTCCTCGCCATCAGCAAGGCCGTCTCCGCCGCCCTCGCCGCCGACCAGTACCGGGCCGTGACCGCGGGCTTCGAGGCGCAGCGCGAGCTGACCCGGGCCGCTCTGTCGGCCGACGGGCCCGCCGAGCTGCTGACGAAGCTGGCGGCGCACGTGCACGGCTGGGCCGCCCTGTACGACACCTCGGGCGCCGTCGTCGCGGCCGCGCCCGACTGGGCCGCGCGCCGGGCCGCCCGGCTCACCCCCGACGTGGAACGGCTGCGGGAGCGGCCCGCCCCGGCCAGCGCCGTGGTCGGCGGCTCCGAGGACCGGGTCGAACTCCAGTCGCTGGGCACCGGGCGGCGGGCCCGCGGAGCCCTCGCGGTCGGTACCGGGGCCCCGCTCGGCACGGCGGAGCGGTACGCCGTCCACTCCGCGGTGGCCCTGCTGACCCTCACCACCGAACGCTCCCGCTCCCTGCACGACGCGGAGTCCCGGCTCGGCGCCGCCGTACTGCGCATGCTGCTCGCCGGCCAGGCGGAGCACGCCCAGGCCGTGGCCGGGGACCTGTACGGGGCCCTGCTCGACGCGCCGTTCCGGATCCTCGTGGCGGAACCGGCCCTGGCGGGCACGGCCCAGCCGGAGGGCCTGGCGCTGCTGGCCGACGCCGTGGAGTCGGCGGCGGCGCGCACGGGGGAGACCCTGCTGGTGGTGCCGGAGCCCGGCCGGCTGGTGGTCCTGGCGGCCGACGGGGGGTCGGCGGTCCAGGCGTGCGCGGAACACGCGGAGGCCCTGGAATCCCGGCGCGGCCGGGAGTCGGGCGAACCGGAGCCGGACGAGCTGGTCCTCGGCCTGTCGGCGCCCGCGGTGGCCTCCGGCGTGGCGGCGGCCTTCAAACAGGCCGACCAGGCCCTGGCCGTGGCCCGGCGGCGCGGCCGCCCCATGGTCGAACACGAGGACATGGCTGCGGGCTCGGTCCTGCCCCTGCTCGCCGACGACGCGGTACGGGCCTTCGCGGACGGCACGCTGCGGGCGCTGCGCGAGCACGACGAGAAGGGCCGGGGCGACCTGGTGGCCTCCCTGCAGGCGTGGCTCTCCCGCCACGGCCAGTGGGACGCGGCGGCGGCCGACCTCGGTGTCCACCGCCACACCCTGCGCTACCGCATGCGCCGCGTGGAGGAGATCCTCGGCCGCTCCCTGGACGACCCGGACGTCCGCATGGAGCTGTGGCTCGCCCTGAAGGCCACCAGTCCTTCCTGA
- a CDS encoding aldehyde dehydrogenase family protein, translated as MTSTHAFWLAGRQATGDDSFDVHSPWDGRLVGTVSVPTDAQVEEAVAAAYAVTAEFSATPAHVRAEALAHVARRLAERTEEIALLISAENGKPIKWARGEVGRAVSVFRFASEEARRFNGGEAQRLDTDAGGVGRLALTRRFVKGPVLGIAPFNFPLNLCAHKVAPAIAVGAPIILKPAPATPLSGLILGELLAETDLPAGSWSVLPVANDKMPELVKDERLPVISFTGSDKVGYAIQQAVPHKHCTLELGGNAAAVVLEDWSSEADLDWAATRIATFSNYQAGQSCIGVQRVIADATVYDRLVEKVVAKVREQVTGDPNDSATDVGPLVSEDAAKRVESWVDEAVSAGAKLLTGGKREGASYEPTVVAEVPEGVTLATEEVFGPVLTLRRVENTDEAFAAVNDSKFGLQAGVFTRNIQTAFRAHRELEVGGVIVGDVPSYRADQMPYGGVKQSGVGREGVRYAMDDYTYERVLVLSGLDI; from the coding sequence ATGACTTCCACCCACGCCTTCTGGCTCGCCGGCCGCCAGGCCACGGGCGACGACAGCTTCGACGTCCACTCCCCGTGGGACGGCCGCCTCGTAGGTACCGTGAGCGTCCCGACCGACGCCCAGGTCGAAGAGGCCGTGGCCGCCGCGTACGCCGTGACCGCGGAGTTCTCCGCCACCCCGGCCCACGTGCGCGCCGAGGCCCTGGCCCACGTCGCCCGCCGGCTCGCTGAGCGCACCGAGGAGATCGCGCTGCTGATCTCCGCCGAGAACGGCAAGCCGATCAAGTGGGCCCGCGGTGAGGTCGGCCGTGCGGTGTCCGTGTTCCGCTTCGCTTCCGAAGAGGCCCGCCGCTTCAACGGCGGAGAGGCCCAGCGCCTGGACACCGACGCCGGTGGCGTCGGCCGCCTGGCCCTGACCCGCCGCTTCGTCAAGGGTCCGGTCCTGGGCATCGCGCCCTTCAACTTCCCGCTGAACCTGTGCGCCCACAAGGTGGCCCCCGCCATCGCCGTCGGCGCGCCGATCATCCTGAAGCCGGCCCCGGCCACCCCGCTCTCCGGTCTGATCCTCGGCGAGCTGCTCGCCGAGACCGACCTGCCGGCCGGTTCCTGGTCCGTGCTCCCCGTCGCCAACGACAAGATGCCGGAGCTGGTCAAGGACGAGCGCCTGCCCGTCATCTCCTTCACCGGTTCGGACAAGGTCGGCTACGCCATCCAGCAGGCCGTGCCCCACAAGCACTGCACCCTGGAGCTCGGCGGCAACGCCGCGGCCGTGGTCCTGGAGGACTGGTCCTCCGAGGCCGACCTCGACTGGGCCGCGACCCGCATCGCGACCTTCTCGAACTACCAGGCCGGCCAGTCCTGCATCGGCGTGCAGCGCGTGATCGCCGACGCGACGGTCTACGACCGCCTCGTCGAGAAGGTCGTCGCCAAGGTCCGCGAGCAGGTCACCGGCGACCCGAACGACTCCGCCACCGACGTCGGCCCCCTCGTCTCCGAGGACGCCGCCAAGCGGGTCGAGTCCTGGGTCGACGAGGCCGTGTCCGCCGGAGCCAAGCTGCTCACGGGCGGCAAGCGCGAGGGTGCCTCGTACGAGCCCACCGTCGTCGCGGAGGTGCCCGAGGGCGTCACCCTCGCCACCGAGGAGGTCTTCGGACCGGTCCTCACCCTGCGCCGGGTCGAGAACACCGACGAGGCCTTCGCCGCGGTCAACGACTCGAAGTTCGGTCTGCAGGCCGGCGTCTTCACGCGGAACATCCAGACCGCGTTCCGCGCCCACCGCGAGCTGGAGGTCGGCGGCGTGATCGTCGGCGACGTCCCCTCCTACCGCGCCGACCAGATGCCGTACGGCGGCGTCAAGCAGTCCGGTGTGGGCCGCGAGGGCGTGCGCTACGCGATGGACGACTACACCTACGAGCGGGTCCTGGTCCTCAGCGGCCTCGACATCTGA
- a CDS encoding thioesterase II family protein, with amino-acid sequence MSYLVRHRPVADPALRLVCFPHAGGGAGFFRDWPRHLDPSVEVVAVRYPGRESRIGEPLIPAMDALSPQIAGELLAEAPVPTVLLGHSMGAAVAYESLLRLEAAGADHVTRLCVSGRGLSAPAGVVRPRTDEDLIAAVTSLGGPHAAVWNDPDLRELFLPIVRNDFHLIDTYRRREDAPPLRADVMALTGDRDPRVTPLAAQKWSAVTAGAFTSHVFDGDHFYLVPHAARVARLAVERHGV; translated from the coding sequence GTGTCCTACCTGGTCCGCCACCGTCCCGTCGCAGACCCCGCGCTGCGCCTGGTGTGCTTCCCGCACGCCGGAGGCGGCGCGGGCTTCTTCCGCGACTGGCCCCGGCACCTGGATCCTTCGGTCGAAGTCGTGGCAGTGCGCTACCCGGGACGCGAAAGCCGCATCGGCGAACCGCTGATCCCGGCGATGGACGCCCTGTCGCCGCAGATCGCCGGGGAACTCCTGGCCGAGGCTCCCGTGCCCACGGTGCTCCTCGGACACAGCATGGGCGCGGCTGTGGCGTACGAGAGCCTCCTGCGCCTCGAAGCCGCGGGCGCGGACCACGTCACGCGCCTGTGCGTCTCGGGCCGCGGGCTCTCCGCGCCCGCCGGCGTGGTCCGTCCGCGCACCGACGAGGATCTGATCGCGGCCGTCACCTCGCTGGGCGGTCCCCACGCGGCGGTCTGGAACGACCCGGACCTGCGCGAGCTCTTCCTGCCGATCGTGCGCAACGACTTCCACCTGATCGACACCTACCGCCGCCGCGAGGACGCTCCGCCGCTGCGCGCGGACGTCATGGCCCTCACGGGGGACCGCGACCCCCGCGTCACCCCCCTGGCCGCGCAGAAGTGGTCCGCGGTCACCGCCGGCGCTTTCACGTCCCACGTCTTCGACGGCGACCACTTCTACCTCGTCCCCCACGCGGCGCGCGTCGCCCGGCTGGCCGTGGAACGTCACGGCGTCTGA
- the gabT gene encoding 4-aminobutyrate--2-oxoglutarate transaminase, with amino-acid sequence MTAVPQERRIVTAIPGPKSQELQARRLSTVAGGVGSVLPVFTARAGGGIIEDVDGNRMIDFGSGIAVTSVGASAEAVVRRAAAQLADFTHTCFMVTPYEGYVEVCEALAELTPGDHAKKSALFNSGAEAVENAVKIARSYTKRQAVVVFDHGYHGRTNLTMALTSKNMPYKQGFGPFAPEVYRVPVAYGYRWPTGAENCGPEAAAQAIDNIVKQIGAENVAAIIIEPVLGEGGFIEPAKGFLPAIVKFANDNGIVFVADEIQSGFCRTGQWFACEDEGIVPDLITTAKGIAGGLPLAAVTGRAEMMDSVHGGGLGGTYGGNPVACAGALGSIETMKELDLNAAAKKIESVMKARLTAIQEKYDIVGDIRGRGAMIAIELVKDPSSKTPNPEAAAALAKACHAEGVLVLTCGTYGNVLRFLPPLVIGEDLLNEGLDVIEAAFATL; translated from the coding sequence ATGACCGCTGTCCCGCAGGAGCGCCGCATCGTCACCGCGATCCCCGGCCCCAAGTCGCAGGAGCTTCAGGCCCGCCGTCTGTCGACGGTGGCCGGTGGCGTGGGCTCCGTGCTTCCCGTCTTCACGGCCCGCGCGGGTGGCGGCATCATCGAGGACGTCGACGGCAACCGCATGATCGACTTCGGTTCCGGCATCGCCGTGACCTCGGTCGGCGCCTCCGCCGAGGCCGTCGTGCGCCGCGCCGCCGCGCAGCTCGCCGACTTCACCCACACCTGTTTCATGGTGACCCCCTACGAGGGCTACGTGGAGGTCTGCGAGGCCCTCGCCGAGCTCACCCCGGGTGACCACGCCAAGAAGTCGGCGCTGTTCAACTCCGGCGCCGAGGCCGTCGAGAACGCCGTCAAGATCGCCCGTTCGTACACCAAGCGCCAGGCCGTCGTCGTCTTCGACCACGGCTACCACGGCCGTACGAACCTCACGATGGCCCTGACCTCGAAGAACATGCCGTACAAGCAGGGCTTCGGCCCGTTCGCCCCCGAGGTCTACCGCGTCCCGGTCGCCTACGGCTACCGCTGGCCGACCGGCGCCGAGAACTGCGGCCCCGAGGCCGCCGCCCAGGCGATCGACAACATCGTGAAGCAGATCGGCGCCGAGAACGTCGCCGCGATCATCATCGAGCCGGTCCTCGGCGAGGGCGGCTTCATCGAGCCGGCCAAGGGCTTCCTGCCGGCGATCGTGAAGTTCGCCAACGACAACGGCATCGTCTTCGTCGCCGACGAGATCCAGTCCGGCTTCTGCCGCACCGGCCAGTGGTTCGCGTGCGAGGACGAGGGCATCGTCCCCGACCTCATCACGACCGCCAAGGGCATCGCGGGCGGCCTGCCGCTCGCCGCCGTGACCGGCCGCGCCGAGATGATGGACTCCGTGCACGGCGGCGGCCTGGGCGGCACCTACGGCGGCAACCCGGTGGCCTGCGCCGGTGCGCTCGGCTCCATCGAGACCATGAAGGAGCTCGACCTCAACGCCGCGGCGAAGAAGATCGAGTCCGTCATGAAGGCCCGCCTGACGGCCATCCAGGAGAAGTACGACATCGTCGGCGACATCCGCGGCCGCGGCGCCATGATCGCGATCGAGCTCGTCAAGGACCCCTCCTCCAAGACCCCGAACCCGGAGGCGGCCGCCGCGCTCGCCAAGGCCTGCCACGCCGAGGGCGTCCTCGTCCTCACCTGCGGCACCTACGGCAACGTGCTCCGCTTCCTGCCGCCGCTCGTCATCGGCGAGGACCTGCTGAACGAGGGCCTGGACGTCATCGAGGCCGCGTTCGCGACCCTCTGA
- a CDS encoding ATP/GTP-binding protein, with protein MDTDGTHGGDRGSYGGSPDVGAGGPHIPRPAGPPPTPPRPVTAPPPPGYAPGSAAGVTTSPAATPFAAWLSAPRPEAKPGIWRYAYIPAAPKQDTNGRVLITRVVVSFLVFFVCWQAFLDKSLPFDIEGSPLHYFTPDSWWKGNLVKEPIDHRGMAAREFYELLVTVGLFLGFAKLGGWRTAFDQLIAARGPWQRAVGAAAGAFVVVWLIQNPTPILMVYPLAFGHLPYPELGETGGAVVTNVLYVLIYAPVGLYFARLGGWAALLNGLRSSAVPADAPQAVDLDGPDSPAGWPQLRAAGLAATADRLAAEVHQGRMNDVDHARIRRAWESVRADPSRRPAFEEAVRAKGAAACGHPSGARDLPVRAASHDLTVGQVWLGRVTGVEPNPHERRGTGLALDPAVLGTSVLAVGPSGSGKTHRLVRPVVESLALQALAGQAAVIAVGAAGTRLGPDDAYDIVVRLGDPESVHDLDLYGGTADSDEAASFLAEAFVGDLPGVDVRRSATALAQILGPFHAAYGRFPTVPELRALLELLPAALEALRHELERSGQQAMLRELDARARQHGVHGDPGPALADRAALLDRPAFHGFFDTTGGGRPFSLRALEHPVRVRVDLPERGHPDASRMLARLLLAQFNAAAAARADRSLFALLALDDASHAVTAEAVRSMQGLRSANAGVLLALRTLEDVPEGLRTPLLGSVGCRVAFSGVTTWDGKWFADAWGTELVETRDVTSRTVYADQPFTRAVHAVRKVITGKAVTTDAVTVRNVERERWSASALANTVPPGHAVLSLTSVRGERAAPLLVRLGGQD; from the coding sequence ATGGACACCGACGGCACGCACGGCGGGGACCGCGGCAGTTACGGCGGCTCGCCCGATGTGGGGGCCGGCGGTCCCCACATCCCCCGGCCAGCCGGCCCGCCGCCCACGCCGCCGCGACCGGTCACGGCCCCGCCACCGCCTGGGTACGCGCCGGGGAGTGCCGCAGGCGTGACCACAAGTCCCGCAGCGACTCCCTTCGCCGCTTGGCTGAGCGCCCCGCGACCTGAGGCGAAGCCCGGCATCTGGCGCTACGCCTACATTCCGGCCGCACCGAAGCAGGACACCAACGGCCGGGTGCTGATCACGCGGGTCGTCGTCTCATTCCTCGTCTTCTTCGTGTGCTGGCAGGCCTTCCTCGATAAGAGCCTCCCCTTCGATATCGAAGGATCCCCGCTCCATTACTTCACCCCCGACAGTTGGTGGAAGGGCAATCTCGTCAAGGAGCCGATCGACCACAGGGGCATGGCGGCCCGTGAGTTCTACGAGCTGCTGGTTACCGTGGGCCTGTTCCTCGGCTTTGCCAAGCTGGGAGGCTGGCGGACCGCCTTCGACCAGCTGATTGCTGCCCGCGGCCCTTGGCAGCGCGCGGTGGGTGCCGCGGCAGGAGCCTTCGTCGTCGTTTGGCTGATCCAGAACCCGACCCCGATCCTCATGGTCTATCCGCTGGCCTTCGGACACCTGCCGTATCCGGAGCTCGGCGAAACGGGCGGTGCGGTGGTCACGAATGTTCTCTACGTACTGATCTACGCACCCGTCGGCCTCTACTTCGCCCGCCTCGGCGGCTGGGCTGCCTTGCTGAACGGCCTCCGCTCCTCTGCCGTTCCTGCCGATGCCCCGCAGGCAGTGGACCTGGATGGCCCGGACTCGCCGGCCGGCTGGCCGCAATTGCGTGCCGCCGGGCTGGCGGCGACCGCGGACCGGCTGGCGGCAGAAGTCCACCAGGGGCGGATGAACGACGTCGACCACGCACGGATCCGGCGGGCCTGGGAGTCCGTGAGGGCCGATCCCTCGCGGCGCCCCGCTTTCGAGGAAGCCGTACGGGCCAAGGGTGCGGCCGCCTGCGGCCATCCGTCGGGAGCCCGTGATCTGCCTGTTCGTGCCGCCTCCCACGACCTGACCGTCGGGCAGGTCTGGCTCGGCCGGGTCACAGGCGTCGAGCCGAACCCTCACGAGCGCCGCGGGACCGGGCTGGCCCTCGACCCCGCTGTGCTGGGCACGTCGGTCCTCGCCGTCGGCCCCTCGGGCTCGGGCAAGACCCACCGGCTGGTCAGGCCGGTGGTGGAGTCGCTGGCCCTCCAGGCGCTGGCCGGGCAGGCGGCCGTGATCGCCGTCGGCGCCGCGGGAACCCGACTCGGACCCGACGACGCCTACGACATCGTGGTGCGCCTGGGCGACCCGGAGTCCGTCCACGATCTCGACCTCTACGGCGGGACGGCCGACTCCGACGAGGCGGCTTCCTTCCTCGCGGAAGCCTTCGTGGGCGACCTGCCGGGCGTCGACGTACGCCGGTCGGCGACGGCGCTCGCCCAGATCCTCGGCCCGTTCCATGCCGCGTACGGCCGCTTCCCGACCGTGCCCGAGCTGCGTGCGCTGCTCGAGCTGCTGCCTGCGGCGCTCGAGGCGCTGCGTCACGAGCTGGAGCGTTCCGGGCAGCAGGCCATGCTGCGCGAGCTCGATGCCCGGGCGCGGCAGCACGGCGTCCACGGAGACCCGGGACCGGCTCTCGCCGACAGGGCGGCCCTGCTCGACCGGCCGGCGTTCCACGGCTTCTTCGACACCACCGGCGGCGGACGGCCCTTCTCCCTCCGCGCCCTGGAACACCCGGTGCGGGTGCGTGTGGACCTCCCGGAGCGCGGTCATCCGGACGCTTCCCGGATGCTGGCCCGGCTGCTCCTCGCCCAGTTCAACGCGGCGGCCGCGGCCCGCGCCGACCGCTCGCTGTTCGCCCTCCTGGCCCTCGACGACGCTTCGCACGCCGTCACCGCCGAGGCCGTGCGCAGCATGCAGGGACTCCGTTCGGCCAACGCGGGGGTCTTGCTGGCGCTGCGCACCCTGGAAGACGTACCGGAAGGGCTGCGCACCCCGCTCCTCGGATCGGTCGGTTGCCGGGTGGCCTTTTCCGGGGTCACCACCTGGGACGGCAAGTGGTTCGCCGATGCCTGGGGAACCGAGTTGGTCGAGACGCGGGACGTCACGAGCCGGACGGTCTATGCCGACCAGCCCTTCACCCGGGCCGTGCACGCCGTGCGCAAGGTGATCACGGGCAAGGCCGTCACCACGGATGCGGTCACCGTGCGGAACGTGGAGCGGGAGCGGTGGTCGGCCTCGGCCCTTGCCAACACCGTGCCCCCCGGCCACGCCGTGCTCTCCCTCACCTCCGTCCGCGGCGAGCGGGCCGCCCCGCTGCTGGTGCGGCTCGGGGGGCAGGACTGA